A window of the Corynebacterium minutissimum genome harbors these coding sequences:
- the orn gene encoding oligoribonuclease, with protein sequence MSEIPTKNDRLVWIDLEMTGLDPKRHVIVEVAAVVTDAELTILDEGLDLVVHATEDELDQMDNFVATMHAKSGLDKEIRESTVTIEEAEEAVLRLVEKHCDPNHPAPLAGNSIATDRMFIRTYMPRLDKALHYRMIDVSTIKELARRWHPRAYFNQPDKGMAHRALQDIIESIRELDFYRRSVFRTDEGPTSEEAEQLKADTTTDYQAFL encoded by the coding sequence AGAATGACCGCCTTGTCTGGATTGACTTGGAGATGACCGGACTCGACCCCAAGCGCCACGTCATCGTGGAGGTCGCTGCCGTAGTTACCGACGCCGAGCTCACCATCCTGGACGAAGGCCTCGACCTCGTAGTCCACGCCACCGAGGACGAGTTGGACCAGATGGATAACTTCGTCGCCACGATGCACGCCAAGTCTGGGCTCGACAAGGAGATTCGCGAATCCACCGTGACGATTGAAGAGGCAGAGGAAGCGGTACTGAGGCTCGTCGAGAAGCACTGCGACCCCAACCACCCCGCTCCGCTCGCCGGAAATTCCATCGCCACCGACCGCATGTTCATCCGCACCTACATGCCGCGCTTGGATAAAGCCCTGCACTACCGCATGATTGACGTCTCGACGATTAAGGAGCTTGCGCGGCGCTGGCACCCGCGGGCCTATTTCAACCAGCCCGATAAGGGCATGGCGCATCGAGCCTTGCAGGACATCATCGAGTCCATCCGCGAGCTCGACTTTTACCGCCGTAGTGTCTTCCGCACCGATGAAGGCCCTACGAGCGAGGAAGCGGAGCAACTGAAGGCTGACACGACCACGGATTACCAGGCGTTTTTGTAA
- a CDS encoding HNH endonuclease signature motif containing protein has translation MGVLETYFHYRNSGIALVEQASSSPDELRALGADPADATELAHLHRTYFGQTRFSGKQRKARAAAMAQQHSLSVLTLIESYTAKVNKDLDAWNLRIKLASTPAHRIRQVATKRLKELQSKRQAKPGVRFTYRATGPNSMTITDDAQVIADIRGTLESVNKHNLLDAARTVIVTGGIGTKPAVHAQVVVTLNELDQIINGDGEEIELNLTNGGRMSGADFLAYKFAEIGYATIIHPLEGPVNSYRIKRHASWKQRISLAAEFQTCSRPGCNKPADYCEVHHLIPWQAGGFTNIKNLTFLCAYHNGINDDDPKRPTGRGYMFRLNTGVSYIPPWGTPITATPEYQEATTRLASEKATGQATGQPPDPPGAG, from the coding sequence ATGGGGGTATTAGAAACCTACTTCCACTACCGCAACTCGGGGATCGCGCTAGTGGAACAAGCATCCAGCTCACCCGACGAGCTTCGCGCGCTCGGCGCCGACCCAGCCGACGCCACAGAACTCGCCCACCTTCACCGCACCTACTTCGGGCAAACCCGCTTTAGCGGCAAACAACGCAAAGCACGCGCCGCCGCGATGGCACAACAACATAGTCTTAGCGTTCTCACCCTGATCGAGTCCTACACCGCCAAAGTCAACAAAGACCTCGATGCCTGGAACCTACGCATCAAGCTTGCCAGCACCCCCGCCCACCGTATCCGCCAGGTTGCCACCAAGCGCCTAAAAGAACTTCAGTCCAAGCGCCAAGCCAAACCTGGAGTCAGGTTCACCTACCGAGCCACAGGCCCCAACTCCATGACCATTACCGATGACGCACAAGTCATCGCCGATATCCGCGGCACCCTCGAATCCGTCAACAAACACAACCTCCTCGACGCCGCACGCACCGTCATTGTCACCGGTGGTATTGGCACTAAACCTGCCGTACATGCTCAAGTCGTTGTCACCCTCAACGAACTCGACCAAATCATCAACGGTGATGGGGAGGAAATAGAACTTAACCTCACCAACGGCGGGCGCATGAGCGGGGCAGACTTTTTGGCCTACAAGTTTGCTGAGATTGGCTACGCCACCATCATCCACCCCCTTGAAGGCCCGGTGAACTCCTACCGGATTAAGCGGCATGCCAGCTGGAAACAACGCATCAGCCTGGCAGCTGAATTCCAAACCTGCTCTAGGCCCGGCTGCAACAAACCAGCCGATTACTGCGAAGTCCACCACCTCATCCCCTGGCAAGCAGGAGGTTTTACCAACATTAAAAACCTCACCTTCCTATGCGCCTACCACAACGGCATTAACGACGATGACCCCAAACGCCCCACCGGCAGGGGCTACATGTTCCGGCTGAACACCGGGGTGAGCTACATCCCACCCTGGGGTACACCGATAACCGCCACACCCGAATACCAAGAAGCCACAACCAGACTCGCTTCTGAGAAAGCAACAGGACAAGCCACAGGCCAACCACCCGACCCACCGGGTGCAGGCTAA
- a CDS encoding DNA-3-methyladenine glycosylase: protein MIDFTASADVVAPQLLGAVLTHNGVSIRITEVEAYLGSYDEASHTFNGRTPRNAAMFGPPGRLYVYMSYGIHRNGNIVCAPEGRGEGCLLRSGEVIKGTDLAYERRGNTDFHNLARGPGNLGKALGFTLDDNGTIINLNERTEEPEWVCGPRIGISKNTEAALRFWIPFDKTVSRRRGMPA from the coding sequence ATGATTGATTTCACCGCCTCCGCAGATGTTGTCGCGCCCCAACTGCTAGGTGCGGTGTTAACCCACAACGGGGTCTCCATACGCATCACTGAGGTCGAGGCCTACCTTGGTTCTTACGATGAGGCCTCCCATACTTTTAATGGCCGCACCCCACGCAACGCAGCGATGTTTGGCCCACCAGGCCGCCTCTACGTGTATATGTCCTACGGCATTCATCGCAACGGCAATATTGTCTGTGCACCGGAAGGCCGCGGCGAGGGCTGCCTGCTGCGCAGCGGGGAGGTCATTAAGGGGACAGACCTCGCTTACGAGCGACGCGGAAACACCGATTTTCACAATTTGGCCCGTGGTCCCGGAAACCTAGGGAAAGCCCTCGGTTTCACCCTCGACGACAACGGGACCATCATCAACTTGAACGAACGCACCGAGGAACCCGAGTGGGTATGTGGACCGCGCATCGGGATTTCCAAAAATACAGAGGCAGCCCTGCGCTTCTGGATCCCCTTCGACAAAACTGTATCCCGGCGTCGCGGCATGCCCGCGTAA